A single window of Malus sylvestris chromosome 5, drMalSylv7.2, whole genome shotgun sequence DNA harbors:
- the LOC126621349 gene encoding expansin-A20-like, with the protein MGGALQLQDAAFLFWVLLCGSIAAAQNEEEWKTATATYSNESDGSIITEGACGYGDLHRISYGKHSAGVSGILFNKGRTCGACYELRCVDHILWCLQGSPSVILTATDFCPPNFGLSKDYGGWCNFPNEHFEMSEAAFGEIAKKKADIVPVQYRRVKCERIGGIRFMVGGSSHFYQVLITNVGSDGEVLAVKVKGSRTGWIPMARNWGQNWQSNVNLKGQPLSFEVTVSSGRTLTSYNVAPANWQFGQTFEGKQF; encoded by the exons ATGGGAGGAGCCCTTCAACTTCAAGATGCTGCATTTCTCTTCTGGGTTTTACTGTGCGGCAGCATTGCTGCTGCTCAGAATGAAGAAGAATGGAAGACTGCCACTGCAACATATTCCAACGAAAGTGATGGGTCCATCATTACTG AAGGTGCGTGTGGTTATGGTGACCTTCACAGGATCAGCTATGGGAAGCACAGTGCTGGGGTGAGTGGCATTTTGTTCAACAAAGGGAGAACCTGTGGCGCTTGTTATGAACTGAGATGTGTTGACCACATCTTGTGGTGCCTGCAAGGGAGCCCCTCTGTTATTCTCACTGCTACAGATTTCTGCCCTCCGAATTTCGGGCTCTCAAAAGATTATGGTGGCTGGTGCAATTTCCCCAATGAACACTTTGAGATGTCTGAGGCAGCATTTGGTGAAATTGCAAAGAAAAAAGCCGATATTGTGCCAGTTCAATATAGGAG GGTGAAGTGTGAGAGAATTGGAGGGATAAGGTTCATGGTGGGTGGGAGTTCTCACTTCTACCAAGTCCTAATCACCAATGTAGGTTCAGATGGGGAGGTTCTTGCTGTGAAAGTGAAGGGTTCAAGGACCGGGTGGATACCGATGGCCAGGAACTGGGGACAGAACTGGCAGAGCAATGTCAATCTTAAAGGGCAGCCTCTTTCGTTCGAGGTAACTGTAAGTAGTGGAAGAACACTAACATCTTACAATGTTGCTCCAGCAAACTGGCAGTTTGGCCAGACATTTGAAGGGAAACAGTTCTGA
- the LOC126621348 gene encoding uncharacterized protein LOC126621348 yields the protein MEDYMRGCTRKLALWYTRTFKPIMTHDELEPIMATLGFVGLPPSSSAAATKEYVFSSAGGWRSKWAPPAEAPLPRPRLPYPRIDGLHIYTYRAFIDAVNFYLRMSDISDLFHVRGMPLHDLHRISDRNRKWRKMEEDDSVFVYREGTLDQATFNLYHSTNKNISNSTASNGSSDNSIVIREKGNNTPVSCIVPLKDIIV from the exons ATGGAGGACTACATGCGCGGCTGCACGCGGAAGCTGGCGCTCTGGTACACCCGCACCTTCAAGCCCATCATGACCCACGACGAGCTGGAGCCGATCATGGCGACCCTCGGCTTCGTGGGGCTTCCGCCGTCGTCGTCGGCCGCGGCGACGAAGGAGTACGTGTTCTCCTCAGCCGGAGGTTGGCGGAGCAAGTGGGCTCCCCCCGCGGAGGCGCCGCTACCGAGACCGAGGCTGCCGTACCCGAGAATCGACGGGCTTCATATCTATACGTACCGGGCTTTTATTGACGCCGTTAACTTTTACCTCAGGATGAGCGACATCTCCGATCTCTTCCATGTAAG AGGCATGCCGCTCCATGATCTCCATCGAATTAGCGACAGAAACCGGAAGTGGCGCAAAATGGAAGAAGACGACAGTGTGTTTGTTTACAGAGAAGGAACACTAGATCAGGCAACATTCAATCTGTATCACTCTACTAATAAGAACATCAGCAACAGCACTGCCAGTAATGGTAGCAGCGACAATTCTATTGTCATTCGGGAGAAAGGCAACAACACCCCTGTCAGCTGCATTGTTCCGTTGAAAGATATCATAGTGTGA
- the LOC126621347 gene encoding uncharacterized protein LOC126621347 isoform X2: MELRLNLCIISLLLLSSKSTAIQSDDDPIISRFQRYLRINTAHPNPQYREAADFILSEAESLSLESQTLEFVPGKHLVLLKWPGSEPSLSSVLLNSHTDVVPAEHDKWVHPPFSANLDSNGDVYARGSQDMKCVGIQYLEAIRRLKASGFKPKRSVYLSFVPDEEIGGHDGAEKLAESDVFKGLNVGIVLDEGLASPTETYRAFYAERCPMWLVIKATGAPGHGAKLYDNTAMENLLKSIESVRRFRAAQFDLVKAGLKAEGEVISVNMVFLKAGTPTPTGFVMNMQPSEAEAGFDIRVPPIADQESLEKRIAEEWAPTSRNMTFRFKQKVSVLDKSGKPILTATDSSNPWWALLEDAVKKANGKLGKPEIFPASTDARYFRNLGLPAIGFSPMANTPILLHDHNEFLNKDEYLKGIEIYESIIKAYASYVDHGKIAGSRDEL; encoded by the exons atggagcttCGTCTCAATCTCTGCATAATCTCTCTGCTACTGCTCTCATCAAAATCAACGGCCATACAATCCGACGACGATCCGATAATCTCGCGGTTCCAACGATACCTCCGAATCAACACGGCCCACCCAAATCCCCAGTACCGCGAAGCAGCGGATTTCATTCTCTCCGAGGCCGAGTCCCTCTCCCTTGAATCCCAGACTCTCGAGTTCGTCCCCGGCAAGCATCTTGTCCTCCTCAAATGGCCCGGCTCCGAGCCCTCCCTCTCCTCCGTTCTTCTCAATTCCCACACCGACGTCGTTCCGGCCGAGCACGACAAGTGGGTACACCCCCCTTTCTCGGCCAACTTGGACTCGAACGGCGACGTTTACGCCAGGGGGTCCCAGGACATGAAGTGCGTCGGGATTCAGTACTTGGAGGCGATTCGACGGCTCAAGGCTTCTGGGTTTAAGCCCAAAAGGTCTGTTTATTTGTCATTTGTTCCTGATGAGGAGATTGGGGGACACGACGGTGCTGAGAAGCTGGCTGAATCTGATGTTTTCAAGGGATTGAACGTCGGAATTGTGCTTGATGAAG GGTTGGCGTCGCCGACTGAGACTTACAGAGCATTTTATGCGGAGAGGTGTCCCATGTGGCTGGTGATCAAGGCTACTGGGGCTCCTGGTCATGGGGCTAAGCTCTATGACAACACTGCCATGGAGAATCTCTTGAAAAGCATTGAGAGTGTGAGGCGGTTCCGGGCTGCACAGTTTGATTTGGTGAAAGCGGGATTGAAGGCTGAAGGCGAGGTCATCTCTGTTAATATGGTGTTTCTGAAAGCTGGCACCCCGACTCCAACT GGTTTTGTAATGAATATGCAGCCATCTGAAGCAGAAGCAGGCTTTGATATTAGGGTCCCACCAATTGCTGATCAGGAGTCTTTGGAGAAAAGGATAGCTGAAGAATGGGCCCCTACTTCACGCAACATGACATTTAGG TTCAAGCAGAAGGTTTCGGTGCTTGATAAGTCGGGGAAGCCAATCCTTACGGCAACTGACAGTTCAAACCCCTGGTGGGCTCTTCTTGAAGATGCTGTCAAAAAAGCGAATGGGAAACTTGGTAAGCCAGAGATTTTTCCTGCGTCAACAGATGCTCGCTACTTCCGGAATCTAGGCTTGCCAGCAATTGGATTCTCTCCGATGGCCAACACTCCCATTCTTCTTCATGACCACAATGAG TTTCTAAACAAAGACGAATACTTGAAAGGAATCGAAATTTATGAATCTATAATCAAGGCGTACGCGTCTTATGTCGATCATGGGAAAATCGCAGGTTCCCGAGATGAGCTGTAA
- the LOC126621347 gene encoding uncharacterized protein LOC126621347 isoform X1, whose protein sequence is MELRLNLCIISLLLLSSKSTAIQSDDDPIISRFQRYLRINTAHPNPQYREAADFILSEAESLSLESQTLEFVPGKHLVLLKWPGSEPSLSSVLLNSHTDVVPAEHDKWVHPPFSANLDSNGDVYARGSQDMKCVGIQYLEAIRRLKASGFKPKRSVYLSFVPDEEIGGHDGAEKLAESDVFKGLNVGIVLDEGLASPTETYRAFYAERCPMWLVIKATGAPGHGAKLYDNTAMENLLKSIESVRRFRAAQFDLVKAGLKAEGEVISVNMVFLKAGTPTPTGFVMNMQPSEAEAGFDIRVPPIADQESLEKRIAEEWAPTSRNMTFRHGQFKQKVSVLDKSGKPILTATDSSNPWWALLEDAVKKANGKLGKPEIFPASTDARYFRNLGLPAIGFSPMANTPILLHDHNEFLNKDEYLKGIEIYESIIKAYASYVDHGKIAGSRDEL, encoded by the exons atggagcttCGTCTCAATCTCTGCATAATCTCTCTGCTACTGCTCTCATCAAAATCAACGGCCATACAATCCGACGACGATCCGATAATCTCGCGGTTCCAACGATACCTCCGAATCAACACGGCCCACCCAAATCCCCAGTACCGCGAAGCAGCGGATTTCATTCTCTCCGAGGCCGAGTCCCTCTCCCTTGAATCCCAGACTCTCGAGTTCGTCCCCGGCAAGCATCTTGTCCTCCTCAAATGGCCCGGCTCCGAGCCCTCCCTCTCCTCCGTTCTTCTCAATTCCCACACCGACGTCGTTCCGGCCGAGCACGACAAGTGGGTACACCCCCCTTTCTCGGCCAACTTGGACTCGAACGGCGACGTTTACGCCAGGGGGTCCCAGGACATGAAGTGCGTCGGGATTCAGTACTTGGAGGCGATTCGACGGCTCAAGGCTTCTGGGTTTAAGCCCAAAAGGTCTGTTTATTTGTCATTTGTTCCTGATGAGGAGATTGGGGGACACGACGGTGCTGAGAAGCTGGCTGAATCTGATGTTTTCAAGGGATTGAACGTCGGAATTGTGCTTGATGAAG GGTTGGCGTCGCCGACTGAGACTTACAGAGCATTTTATGCGGAGAGGTGTCCCATGTGGCTGGTGATCAAGGCTACTGGGGCTCCTGGTCATGGGGCTAAGCTCTATGACAACACTGCCATGGAGAATCTCTTGAAAAGCATTGAGAGTGTGAGGCGGTTCCGGGCTGCACAGTTTGATTTGGTGAAAGCGGGATTGAAGGCTGAAGGCGAGGTCATCTCTGTTAATATGGTGTTTCTGAAAGCTGGCACCCCGACTCCAACT GGTTTTGTAATGAATATGCAGCCATCTGAAGCAGAAGCAGGCTTTGATATTAGGGTCCCACCAATTGCTGATCAGGAGTCTTTGGAGAAAAGGATAGCTGAAGAATGGGCCCCTACTTCACGCAACATGACATTTAGG CATGGGCAGTTCAAGCAGAAGGTTTCGGTGCTTGATAAGTCGGGGAAGCCAATCCTTACGGCAACTGACAGTTCAAACCCCTGGTGGGCTCTTCTTGAAGATGCTGTCAAAAAAGCGAATGGGAAACTTGGTAAGCCAGAGATTTTTCCTGCGTCAACAGATGCTCGCTACTTCCGGAATCTAGGCTTGCCAGCAATTGGATTCTCTCCGATGGCCAACACTCCCATTCTTCTTCATGACCACAATGAG TTTCTAAACAAAGACGAATACTTGAAAGGAATCGAAATTTATGAATCTATAATCAAGGCGTACGCGTCTTATGTCGATCATGGGAAAATCGCAGGTTCCCGAGATGAGCTGTAA